A portion of the Juglans microcarpa x Juglans regia isolate MS1-56 chromosome 1D, Jm3101_v1.0, whole genome shotgun sequence genome contains these proteins:
- the LOC121235489 gene encoding tuberculostearic acid methyltransferase UfaA1, with protein sequence MAAAHSLAGESGALLTNPKRMVPSMMEAVARLFVTRFFQTYISCGCLILLEEGGTRFTFEANRSICPLKTVLRVHSPQFYWKVMTRADLGLADAYIDGDFSFTDKKDGLLNLFMILIASSNVNSNTTKLKKTRYGWWTPLLFTAGISSAINFFKHYSRQNTLTNARRNISRHYDLGNELFALFMDETMQYSSAVFKNEDEDLKVAQLRKISILIEKARIDRKHEILEIGCGWGSFAIEVVKRTGCKYTGITLSEAQLEFAEKKVRDAGLQDHIRLLLCDYRQVPDTQKYDRILACEMIEHVGHEFMEEFFGCCESLLAEDGILVLQFISIPDQQYNENRQSLGFLKEYIFPGGCLPSLSRITAAMASASRFSVEDVENIGIHYYQTLRYWRKNFMEKQSKILTLGFNEKFIRTWEYYFDYCAAGFKTHTLGNYQIVISRPGNAAAFSNPYQTLPSAS encoded by the exons ATGGCTGCTGCACATAGTTTGGCCGGTGAAAGTGGTGCTCTGCTAACCAACCCAAAACGCATGGTGCCTTCTATGATGGAAGCTGTTGCGCGCCTCTTTGTTACGAGGTTCTTTCAAACATACATCTCCTGCGGATGCTTAAT ATTGTTGGAGGAAGGGGGTACGAGATTCACCTTCGAAGCCAACAGGAGCATATGTCCTCTGAAAACTGTTCTTAGAGTTCATAGTCCCCAGTTTTACTGGAAG GTCATGACAAGAGCTGATTTAGGCCTAGCAGATGCATATATTGATGGTGATTTTTCTTTCACAGATAAGAAAGATGGCCTTCTAAATCTTTTTATG ATTCTTATTGCCAGCAGCAATGTAAATTCCAACACAACAAAATTGAAGAAGACaaggtat GGATGGTGGACGCCATTGCTATTCACAGCCGGCATATCATCtgcaataaattttttcaagcaTTATTCAAGGCAAAACACTCTTACAAACGCTCGCAGGAACATCTCTCGTCATTACGACTTG GGTAATGAACTATTTGCTCTGTTCATGGATGAAACAATGCAATACTCGTCTGCTGTATTTAAG AACGAAGATGAAGACTTGAAAGTTGCACAGCTGAGAAAAATCTCTATTTTGATTGAAAAG GCAAGAATTGATAGGAAGCATGAAATTCTTGAAATTGGGTGTGGTTGGGGAAGCTTTGCTATTGAAGTTGTCAAACGAACGGGATGCAAATACACTGGCATCACTCTCTCTGAAGCGCAGCTAGAATTTGCagaaaagaaagtgagagatgCTGGCCTTCAG GATCACATTAGACTTCTTCTTTGCGACTACCGCCAAGTGCCTGATACCCAAAAATATGACAGGATCCTAGCATG CGAGATGATAGAACATGTTGGCCATGAATTTATGGAAGAGTTCTTTGGTTGCTGCGAATCATTATTGGCCGAAGACGGTATTCTTGTTCTGCAG TTCATATCGATACCAGATCAACAATATAATGAGAATAGGCAAAGTCTAGGTTTCCTCAAGGAATATATTTTCCCCGGTGGATGCCTGCCATCGTTAAGCAGGATAACAGCAGCCATGGCTTCTGCATCCAGATTCAG TGTGGAGGATGTGGAGAACATAGGAATTCATTACTACCAAACACTCAGATATTGGAGAAAAAACTTCATGGAGAAGCAGAG CAAAATCCTGACTCTCGGGTTCAATGAAAAATTCATTCGGACATGGGAATATTACTTCGACTACTGTGCCGCTGGTTTTAAGACACATACGCTTGGAAATTATCAG ATTGTAATCTCCAGGCCTGGCAATGCTGCTGCGTTTAGCAATCCATATCAAACATTGCCTTCAGCATCTTGA